A single window of bacterium DNA harbors:
- a CDS encoding polyprenyl synthetase family protein, with protein MDFDSKLAWCQALVNEALNRGSPPRGMTKPATVETGEVPPKPHTAAYTAEAFQRAAPTDRLKLAIQYALIGGKRLRPCIVFCVAEMLGRKAREFLDTACAVECIHTSSLILDDLPCMDDSSTRRKKLSLHRKFDEPTAILAAVSLLSHGFAYLSANVASLGSAAGVADRVFTLLAETVGPTGMAAGQVTELSADRAWDLNTLEYVNEHKTGQLFAASAQLPAILAGASEQDVNALSGYAHNLGLAYQISDDILDGPARVYSDLGGAELESAGMPSSFLSDPSHLSPRQTIATLLGADEAARIASKHITKGVSFLDRYKASAEPLRQLAGYVISRIG; from the coding sequence ATGGATTTCGATTCCAAGCTGGCATGGTGCCAGGCGCTTGTCAACGAGGCGCTCAACCGAGGCAGCCCCCCACGCGGCATGACGAAGCCGGCAACGGTGGAAACGGGAGAGGTCCCGCCGAAGCCTCACACCGCTGCTTATACCGCTGAGGCGTTCCAGCGAGCTGCCCCCACCGACCGACTCAAGCTCGCTATCCAATACGCGCTCATCGGAGGTAAGCGGCTTCGGCCGTGCATCGTGTTCTGCGTCGCAGAGATGCTGGGCCGAAAGGCACGCGAGTTTCTCGACACTGCGTGCGCTGTTGAGTGCATTCATACGAGCTCGCTGATCCTTGACGATCTGCCTTGCATGGACGATTCCAGCACGAGGCGAAAAAAGCTGTCGCTTCACCGCAAGTTCGACGAGCCAACCGCTATTTTGGCTGCTGTGTCGCTTCTTTCGCACGGCTTCGCATATCTATCGGCGAATGTGGCCTCACTCGGGTCTGCCGCCGGCGTGGCAGACCGTGTTTTCACACTCCTCGCCGAGACGGTCGGGCCGACCGGGATGGCCGCAGGACAGGTTACTGAGCTCTCGGCAGACCGTGCCTGGGACTTAAATACGCTGGAATATGTAAACGAGCACAAAACAGGCCAGCTTTTCGCAGCGTCGGCCCAGCTCCCAGCCATTCTCGCTGGCGCCAGCGAACAGGACGTCAACGCTCTTAGCGGCTACGCACACAACCTGGGCCTGGCCTACCAGATCAGTGACGATATCTTGGATGGCCCTGCACGGGTGTATAGCGACCTGGGCGGCGCCGAGCTCGAGAGCGCCGGCATGCCTAGCTCGTTCCTGTCCGATCCTTCACATCTATCCCCAAGGCAGACCATAGCAACGCTGCTGGGTGCGGACGAGGCGGCCAGAATCGCGAGTAAGCACATCACAAAAGGGGTCTCGTTCCTAGACCGATACAAGGCCAGCGCAGAACCTCTGCGTCAGCTCGCAGGCTACGTCATCTCAAGAATTGGCTAG